One Brassica napus cultivar Da-Ae chromosome C2, Da-Ae, whole genome shotgun sequence DNA window includes the following coding sequences:
- the LOC106426289 gene encoding DELLA protein RGL1, which yields MKREHGHRETSSVKAGSSSMTANKEEAGGFDELLVVLGYKVRSSDMADVAHKLEQLEMVLDDGNSHLSDDTVHYNPSDLSGWVDSLLFDLNPTCDQVIPDQDSEYELSAIPGSAAYPRGKRTRTGSNSSTTRSMVVLDSQETGVRLVHALLACAEAVQQNNLKLADVLVKHLGLLASSQAGAMRKVATYFAEGLARRIYRIYPSDDVGLSSFSDTLQVHFYECCPYLKFAHFTANQAILEAFATAEKVHVIDLGLNQGLQWPALIQALALRPGGPPDFRLTGIGSSLTGQSIQEVGWKLGQLANAVGVNFEFKSIVLNSLSDLKQEMLEIRTGSESIAVNSVFELHRLLAHPGSIDNILLTIKSIKPDIITVVEQEANHNGAVFLDRFTESLHYYSSLFDSLEGPSSQDRVMSELYLGRQILNLVACEGEDRVERHETLAQWRNRFTMGGFKSVSIGSYAYKQASMLLALYAGADGYKVEENEGCLLLGWQTRPLIATSAWRFNRVE from the coding sequence ATGAAGAGAGAGCATGGTCACCGGGAAACCTCATCTGTAAAAGCCGGGAGCTCATCAATGACGGCCAAtaaggaagaagccggcggatTCGACGAGCTTCTTGTGGTTTTGGGTTACAAAGTCCGATCTTCCGACATGGCTGACGTGGCACATAAGCTTGAGCAGTTAGAGATGGTTCTTGACGATGGAAACTCGCATCTTTCCGACGATACTGTTCATTACAATCCTTCTGATCTCTCTGGATGGGTCGATAGCTTGCTCTTTGATCTTAACCCTACCTGTGATCAAGTCATACCCGACCAAGATTCTGAGTACGAACTCAGTGCCATTCCTGGCTCTGCAGCGTATCCACGTGGCAAAAGGACGAGAACAGGATCCAATTCTTCGACAACAAGGTCTATGGTTGTTTTGGATTCTCAAGAAACGGGCGTGCGTTTAGTACACGCGCTGTTGGCTTGCGCGGAGGCGGTTCAACAGAACAACCTGAAGCTAGCTGACGTGCTCGTTAAGCACCTGGGCTTGCTCGCCTCGTCACAAGCCGGTGCGATGAGGAAAGTCGCGACGTACTTCGCTGAAGGGCTAGCGAGGAGGATTTACCGGATTTACCCTAGTGATGACGTCGGTTTATCGTCATTTTCGGACACTCTTCAGGTACATTTCTACGAGTGTTGTCCGTATCTCAAGTTCGCTCACTTCACGGCGAACCAAGCGATACTTGAAGCTTTTGCTACGGCTGAGAAGGTCCACGTTATTGATTTAGGGCTTAATCAAGGCTTGCAATGGCCGGCTCTTATTCAAGCTCTAGCTCTCCGTCCAGGTGGTCCACCAGATTTTCGGTTAACCGGAATTGGTTCTTCGTTAACCGGCCAGTCGATTCAAGAAGTTGGATGGAAACTTGGGCAGCTTGCTAATGCAGTTGGTGTGAATTTCGAATTCAAGAGCATTGTCTTGAATAGTTTATCTGATCTTAAACAGGAAATGCTTGAGATTCGAACAGGTTCAGAATCCATAGCGGTTAACTCGGTTTTTGAGCTCCATCGCCTCTTGGCTCATCCCGGTTCAATCGATAACATTCTGTTAACGATTAAGTCGATTAAACCAGACATCATAACTGTAGTCGAGCAAGAAGCGAACCACAACGGGGCCGTTTTCCTCGACCGGTTTACCGAGTCGCTACATTACTACTCTAGCTTATTCGACTCACTAGAAGGCCCTTCAAGTCAAGACCGAGTGATGTCTGAGCTCTACTTAGGACGACAGATATTAAACCTAGTGGCCTGCGAAGGGGAGGACCGGGTTGAGAGACACGAGACACTGGCTCAGTGGAGAAACAGGTTCACTATGGGAGGATTTAAATCGGTTAGTATTGGTTCGTATGCGTATAAGCAAGCAAGCATGTTGTTGGCCCTTTATGCTGGAGCTGATGGGTATAAGGTGGAAGAAAATGAAGGTTGTTTGTTACTTGGATGGCAAACGCGACCACTAATCGCTACATCTGCGTGGCGTTTCAATCGTGTGGAATAA